In one Candidatus Aminicenantes bacterium genomic region, the following are encoded:
- the rbfA gene encoding 30S ribosome-binding factor RbfA, which produces MSYRLEKFASTLKQSLGEILMKDSLNPDFTFVSIARIEISADLKKADIFISSPLQALDDILAQLQRSQGFIKRQLAKKMILRHMPELQFRKDLAFVFDQKIAVIGKPNDHENTNS; this is translated from the coding sequence ATGTCCTACCGCCTGGAAAAATTCGCCAGCACCCTCAAGCAGTCCCTGGGGGAAATCCTGATGAAGGACAGCCTGAATCCCGACTTCACGTTCGTGAGCATCGCGCGCATCGAGATCAGCGCCGACTTGAAAAAGGCCGACATCTTCATTTCGTCACCGCTGCAGGCCCTCGACGACATCCTGGCGCAGCTGCAGCGCTCGCAAGGGTTCATCAAGCGCCAGTTAGCAAAAAAAATGATTTTGCGCCACATGCCCGAACTCCAATTCCGCAAGGACCTGGCATTCGTCTTCGATCAGAAGATCGCCGTCATCGGCAAGCCCAACGACCATGAAAACACAAATAGCTGA
- a CDS encoding HU family DNA-binding protein, producing MNKNEIAQHMIKDSTIIKSNAIKVIDTLVTVIGDVLKKKNGKVTLVGFGTFKVIEKKAKVGRNPKTGAKINIPKKKVPKFVAGKELKALIK from the coding sequence ATGAACAAGAATGAAATTGCCCAGCACATGATTAAAGATTCCACTATCATCAAGAGCAATGCCATCAAAGTCATTGATACACTGGTCACAGTGATCGGTGATGTGTTGAAAAAAAAGAACGGGAAAGTGACGTTGGTCGGTTTCGGAACCTTCAAGGTGATCGAGAAGAAAGCCAAGGTGGGCAGAAACCCCAAGACCGGCGCCAAGATCAACATCCCCAAGAAGAAGGTGCCCAAGTTCGTGGCCGGCAAAGAACTGAAAGCGCTGATCAAATAG
- the nusA gene encoding transcription termination factor NusA encodes MAEELLKSIMQISRERGVNPDIFFSAIKEALLIVSKRFFDPEADVQIEIDEVKGTIEVYVSKMVVKEITDPLAQIYWKDALKYDSKAREGDVIKIHMPGETLGRVAAQTAKQIILQKILKAEQENIYERYAPLAGTLMSGEIRRIENNNIILGLEMGEAILPPKELSPKDVFRRGEVINFLIKRVFVEGKGPLVLATRYMNDFVAELIKKEVPEVAENIVKIYAIAREPGVKSKVAVYSTDKAIDPVGAIVGMNGNRVLAISKELRGERIDVIAWSSVPERFIASALTPAEVVKVHLIDPENHLAEVTVKDETLSAAIGKKGVNIKLASKLTQWDIQISNRKFEHLEEGQKKQ; translated from the coding sequence ATGGCAGAAGAATTGTTGAAAAGCATCATGCAGATCAGTCGGGAGCGCGGCGTCAATCCCGACATCTTTTTTTCTGCCATCAAAGAAGCGCTGCTGATTGTTTCCAAGCGGTTTTTTGACCCCGAAGCCGACGTCCAAATCGAGATCGACGAAGTGAAAGGGACGATCGAGGTCTATGTCAGCAAGATGGTGGTCAAGGAGATCACCGACCCGCTGGCGCAGATCTACTGGAAAGACGCCCTGAAATACGACTCCAAGGCCAGGGAAGGTGACGTCATCAAGATTCACATGCCCGGCGAGACCCTGGGCCGTGTCGCCGCCCAGACCGCCAAACAGATCATCCTGCAGAAGATACTCAAGGCCGAACAGGAAAACATTTACGAACGGTACGCGCCGCTGGCCGGGACACTGATGAGCGGGGAGATACGCCGCATCGAGAACAACAACATCATCCTCGGCCTGGAAATGGGCGAGGCCATCCTGCCGCCCAAGGAACTCTCCCCCAAGGATGTTTTCAGGCGCGGCGAGGTCATCAATTTCCTGATCAAGCGGGTTTTCGTCGAAGGCAAGGGCCCCCTGGTCCTGGCCACCCGCTACATGAATGATTTCGTGGCCGAGCTGATCAAGAAGGAAGTGCCCGAAGTGGCCGAGAACATCGTCAAGATCTACGCCATCGCGCGCGAACCGGGGGTCAAATCAAAAGTGGCCGTCTACTCGACCGACAAGGCCATCGACCCGGTCGGCGCCATCGTCGGCATGAACGGCAACCGCGTCCTGGCCATCAGCAAGGAACTGCGGGGCGAACGGATCGACGTCATCGCCTGGAGCAGCGTGCCGGAGCGCTTCATCGCTTCCGCCCTAACCCCGGCCGAAGTCGTCAAGGTGCACCTGATCGATCCGGAAAACCACTTGGCCGAGGTGACCGTCAAGGACGAGACGCTGTCGGCGGCCATCGGCAAGAAGGGAGTCAACATCAAGCTCGCTTCCAAGCTCACCCAGTGGGATATCCAGATATCCAACCGCAAGTTCGAACATCTCGAAGAGGGGCAAAAAAAACAATAG
- the infB gene encoding translation initiation factor IF-2, producing MATIKLHEATKQFEIANKLAMFFLEKVNLPVKSHSSVIPVDQLELLREFAASPEKITTLETAAKKGAAAKAKAAAPPPAAPHGDAAAKPPAAPAKKKAAAEKKPAPVSPRAAEKKAPEKKPAEKKTVVSEPVAKPVKAATPPPAVPHGDAAAKPTAAPHRDAAAKPTAAPAKAPDVKKAVRPEPEAQRPPRPAPAPFIPAPSPFRRQQPQYHPRRHEPAAPKFHPPKKEKPAVAVVLPSHIQITDFCTMKELAEKLNLKLKPLEDKIAQLKMNYQGNQIIDRADIEKICADLGVALEILPYEDYLFQSYLAKSGSQLIPRPPIVTVMGHVDHGKTTLLDTLRKTRVAEKEAGGITQKIGAYKLQTADGAIVFIDTPGHEAFTNLRARGAQVTDIVILVVAANDGVQPQTVEAINHAQAAKVPMIVAINKIDIQGADSEKIKQELNKHNILVESWGGKVVSVEISAKFNKNLDTLLEMIQLVAQMQELKAYIQIPARGTIIESRLDPQLGPIGTVLIQHGQLKKGDYFICGSDLGKIKSIFDDSGKMLNSAQVPDPIEIMGFEALPQAGDVFQVIDDLEKARKVIEMRQISLKAAKSKDFLAEKRLSLQNLFQLVEQNVVQVFPVIVKADNFGSAEVLGLTLNRLSQEKLKIEILHSGLGNITESDILLASTARAVILGFNVKTPQKILSLAQQEKVEIRLYNVIYHLVEDIEKAVKGKIGPQYQQTLIGKVEILQKFKISNVGIVAGCVVRDGKVTRKSKIKVMRGDDLVFEGEIESLKRIKDEVSEVRAGTECGIRIKNFNTIEVGDLLDVYETTILP from the coding sequence ATGGCAACCATCAAACTTCATGAAGCCACCAAGCAATTTGAAATAGCAAATAAACTGGCCATGTTCTTTTTGGAAAAAGTAAATCTGCCAGTCAAATCGCACTCCTCGGTAATCCCCGTCGACCAGCTCGAACTGCTCCGCGAATTCGCGGCCAGCCCGGAAAAGATAACGACCCTTGAGACCGCCGCGAAAAAAGGGGCCGCGGCCAAGGCCAAAGCGGCCGCGCCGCCGCCGGCAGCCCCCCACGGGGACGCCGCGGCCAAGCCGCCGGCAGCGCCGGCGAAAAAAAAGGCCGCCGCCGAAAAGAAACCGGCCCCGGTCTCCCCGCGGGCGGCCGAGAAAAAAGCGCCGGAGAAAAAGCCGGCCGAGAAAAAAACCGTTGTCAGCGAACCCGTTGCCAAGCCGGTCAAGGCGGCGACGCCGCCGCCGGCAGTCCCCCACGGGGACGCCGCGGCCAAGCCGACGGCAGCCCCACACCGGGACGCCGCGGCCAAGCCGACGGCAGCGCCGGCAAAAGCCCCCGACGTCAAGAAAGCCGTCCGCCCGGAACCCGAAGCGCAGAGGCCGCCCCGGCCGGCCCCGGCGCCTTTCATACCGGCCCCGTCGCCGTTCAGGAGGCAGCAGCCGCAATATCATCCTCGCCGCCATGAACCGGCCGCACCCAAATTTCACCCTCCCAAAAAGGAAAAGCCGGCCGTGGCGGTCGTTCTGCCCAGCCACATCCAGATCACCGATTTCTGCACCATGAAGGAACTGGCCGAAAAGCTGAACCTCAAGCTGAAGCCGCTGGAAGATAAAATCGCCCAGCTGAAAATGAATTACCAGGGCAACCAGATCATCGACCGCGCCGATATCGAAAAAATATGCGCCGATCTCGGCGTGGCGTTGGAAATCCTCCCCTATGAGGATTACCTGTTCCAGAGCTACTTGGCCAAGAGCGGCAGCCAGCTGATTCCCCGGCCGCCGATCGTCACGGTCATGGGCCATGTCGACCACGGCAAAACGACGCTGCTGGATACGCTGCGCAAGACCCGGGTGGCGGAAAAGGAAGCCGGCGGCATCACCCAGAAAATCGGCGCCTACAAGCTTCAGACCGCCGACGGCGCGATCGTTTTCATCGACACGCCGGGGCACGAAGCGTTCACCAACCTGCGCGCCCGCGGGGCGCAGGTCACCGACATCGTCATCCTGGTGGTGGCCGCCAACGACGGCGTGCAGCCGCAGACCGTGGAAGCCATCAACCACGCCCAGGCCGCCAAGGTGCCGATGATCGTGGCCATCAACAAGATCGACATCCAGGGGGCGGACAGCGAAAAGATCAAGCAGGAGCTGAACAAGCACAACATCCTGGTGGAAAGCTGGGGCGGCAAGGTGGTATCGGTGGAAATCTCGGCCAAGTTCAACAAGAACCTGGATACCCTGCTGGAGATGATCCAGCTGGTCGCCCAGATGCAGGAACTCAAGGCCTACATCCAGATCCCGGCCCGGGGAACGATCATCGAATCCAGGCTCGATCCCCAGCTCGGCCCGATCGGCACCGTGCTGATCCAGCACGGCCAGCTGAAAAAGGGAGACTACTTCATCTGCGGCAGCGATCTGGGCAAGATCAAGTCGATTTTCGACGACAGCGGCAAGATGCTCAATAGCGCCCAGGTTCCCGACCCGATCGAGATCATGGGTTTCGAAGCGCTGCCCCAGGCGGGCGACGTTTTCCAGGTCATCGACGACCTAGAAAAGGCCAGGAAAGTCATCGAAATGCGCCAGATCAGCCTGAAGGCCGCGAAAAGCAAGGATTTCCTCGCCGAAAAGAGGCTGAGCCTGCAGAACCTCTTCCAGCTGGTGGAGCAGAATGTCGTCCAGGTTTTCCCGGTGATCGTCAAGGCCGACAACTTCGGCTCGGCCGAGGTTCTGGGTCTGACCCTCAACCGCCTCAGCCAGGAAAAGCTGAAGATCGAAATCCTGCACAGCGGGCTGGGCAACATCACCGAGAGCGACATTCTGCTGGCTTCGACGGCCCGGGCGGTCATCCTCGGCTTCAACGTCAAAACCCCGCAGAAGATCCTCTCCCTCGCCCAGCAGGAAAAGGTGGAAATCAGGCTGTACAACGTGATCTACCACCTGGTCGAGGACATTGAAAAAGCCGTCAAGGGCAAGATCGGCCCGCAGTACCAGCAAACCCTGATCGGCAAGGTAGAGATCCTGCAGAAATTCAAGATCTCCAATGTGGGCATCGTGGCCGGCTGCGTCGTGCGCGACGGCAAGGTCACCCGCAAGTCCAAAATCAAGGTCATGCGCGGCGACGACCTGGTCTTTGAAGGCGAGATCGAATCCCTGAAGCGGATCAAGGACGAGGTGTCGGAAGTCAGGGCCGGAACCGAGTGCGGCATCCGCATCAAGAATTTCAACACCATCGAGGTCGGCGATCTCCTGGACGTGTACGAAACAACCATCCTGCCATGA
- a CDS encoding DUF503 domain-containing protein, translating into MMIGMLVIDLINEQFHSLKEKRQLLTSLKKRLKNKFNIAVAESGDQELWQKAQISIVSLAAGRNILDSTFKQIEDFIFLNYPVQITQMKVQYF; encoded by the coding sequence ATGATGATCGGCATGCTGGTGATCGACCTGATCAATGAGCAGTTCCACAGCCTGAAGGAAAAAAGGCAGCTGCTGACCAGCCTGAAGAAACGCCTGAAAAACAAGTTCAATATCGCCGTCGCCGAGAGCGGCGATCAGGAGCTATGGCAGAAAGCCCAGATTTCCATCGTCTCGCTGGCAGCCGGCCGGAACATCCTGGACAGCACTTTCAAACAGATCGAGGATTTCATCTTCCTGAACTATCCCGTCCAGATCACCCAGATGAAGGTCCAGTATTTCTAG